The genomic segment AGCCGGATAAGTTGGATGCTGCTTTCAAAAAAGCACGAGAATTGATAGCAGCTGAATAAGAGCGAATTATAATCAGTTAAGGTGGGATGCAAATGAGTCGTCATGATGAAACTATGAAGTTTAAGGTAAAGAAAGAAGAAATTAAAGAAGTTTCGGAAGTATTGGCTGAAGTCTATGAGGCGTTGGATGAGAAGGGGTATAATCCTATTAATCAGATTGTAGGCTATATCTTATCAGGAGATCCAGCCTATATTACTAGCCATCAGGAGGCCAGAAGTAAGATTCGCCGTTTTGAACGAGACGAGATAATTGAAGAATTAGTCCGTAATTATCTAGAGGACGGAAAAACCGAATAAAATATATCAATTATGCTGTGAATTTAATATGGAGTGATTAAATGAATCCCAGGATTTTTCTAATAGCACTCATGCTCTGTCTGGTAATTTCTCAAGCAGCTGTAGCCGATGGCAGCACTGAATTTACATTATTTATTATGGATCAGGTTAGTTTAAAGGAGATTATGCAGACTGAAACTCCAAACATAGATTACCTTATCAATCAGGGGGCAGTAGGACTTATGAATGCACGGACTAGCGGAAGTCTTACGCCTCCTGATACTTATTTGACTATTGGCGCTGGACGCAGAGCTGATGGCGGTAAAGCAGCCAATTATAACTTTAATGTTCAATTTGATAAGGAGCAGATAATTAATAACAGCTTTTCTCAGTTAATTGCTGCTAATTTGGAGGGGCGCTATAGTGCTTATCCAGGGGCCTTGGGTGAAAAATTAGATAAAGCCAAAAAACAAGTAGCAGTGATCGGAAATAGTGATTATTATGATCAAAACGGTCAATATCAGTTAGGTAGAGAGGCAGCCTTGATTGGAATTAATGAAGAAGGCAGAATTTCTTTGGGAGATGTGGGACCTAAAACAGTACAGATTGATACTACATATCCAGGGAGAGTATTAACTGACCATGATTATCTGCTTGGTAAATTCAAACAGTATAGTTCAATAGCTGACTTAATAATAGTCGAATCAGGTGATACGGCCCGAATAGCAAAGATGCGTGATTCAATTCCTGAGACTAGATTTAATCGGTTAAAGAAGTGTGCTATTAAAAGAGTGGATAAATTATTAGGTCAACTGTTAGCTGAAATAAATTTATCCCAAAACAAGATTATGATAGTGACTCCAACACCACCCCGAAAGGCTCAACAGAAAGGAGAAAAGCTGAATCTTACTATCTTAGCTGGCAGCGGAGTTAAACATGGTTTACTTACTTCCTCTACGACTAAACGATCTGGAATTATCACTAATCTGGATATTGCTCCTACAGTCTTAACTTCACTTGGGATTGACGAAGATTCTTCTAAGCTAATCGGAAATTCTATCAATGGTATTGAAGCTGAATCTCCATTAACTAAACTGTATCACTTGGATAATAGAATTAATAAGACATTTACCTGGCGTCCGGTATTGATTAAAGGATTTATCCTATTACAGATATTTACTTTAGTATTGGCAGCAGTAGTGATTTTAGCCCACAAGAGGGTAACACTGAGATTGAAAAAAATAACAGAGTATTTGTTGCTATCTTTATTGGTGATCCCAATCTTTATTCTCTTCTTTACTTTCTTTGTCAAGCTTAATATTTATCTGATAATAATTTCATTTTTATTACTTAGTTTAGGGACAGCTTATTTATTGAAGAGGTCATTTGACCATGAATTAATGCCGGTTTTATTGTTAGCGAACTTAGTTTCATTCTTACTGGTCTTCGATCTCTGGAATAATGCCAGCTTGATTAAGACTTCAGTCTTGGGGTATTCGCCGGTGATTGGGGCCCGATATTATGGATTAGGTAATGAATTCATGGGGCTGTTGATTGGAGCTGTGTTGATTGGAGTTATCGGTATTTTTGATTGTTTCTGTAACTTGAAGCAGAAACAGGATTATATCTTATTATCGATTTTTATATTAGTTGTTATTACTATTGGTCATTCTCAGCTGGGAGCTAACTTTGGCGGGTTGCTTACTTCTCTAGCAGCTTTTAGTTTTACTTACGGATTAATTAAGGGATATCTGTTTAATTTTCGTAAGATATTAGTTATAATAATCTTGGTAGGATTGTTAACGGGCAGTTTAGTTATCTATGATGCCTTGAGTCCGCAAGCGGAATCGACTCATATCGGGCGG from the Acetohalobium arabaticum DSM 5501 genome contains:
- a CDS encoding IreB family regulatory phosphoprotein — protein: MSRHDETMKFKVKKEEIKEVSEVLAEVYEALDEKGYNPINQIVGYILSGDPAYITSHQEARSKIRRFERDEIIEELVRNYLEDGKTE